A genomic stretch from Chryseobacterium sp. SNU WT5 includes:
- a CDS encoding BatD family protein, with protein MKYLFSYILTLFSTVLAYGQVTLAISKVADQKVKGPFNLTILLEISGENMEQQTPLMMPDLSKFDIIGSASDRNTIILDGNKGSTINQLVYQYVLSPKQAGTVKIGSVLVKVNGKTYKTEPFDINIRENEKTSVADHTDKNDLYLNLEVKNKVVYKDQPTIAVLKAYSKNYDNFRKVGKIQLSHQKNANIKQVSFAKSEIETKAGVSSQVIGVFMVFPTEAGTVQINPISASLSHSSKHNKITSNRAKINVKNLPEGMPMNYKNAVGNFTSDLKLLNTNEISEIDKPLNIILKISGNGNLGSLHLPKIIKSDDYLFYEPKISTSTSTKNDQLLGFVSAQYVVIPKKAGRIKLKFEDFSYFDPQANNYIDLGAEELVINVQTPAQIADAKTTLEKVNDYTNTVLETVNTPVLKTQNLIVKNGNTVNWSIIIGNISLLAALLSLFFIITQKKQKKKMQPKLISKPSSSIAETEEILRKNLSNHFEESIEYLKILKDNNNFITFFSSYEELKNETKEKFAATSDSDFLLKLEQLKGKGIAEEYRLLSEKVQIEKFAPLHFDRQIDNLYESIVTLYSKIHK; from the coding sequence ATGAAATATTTGTTTTCTTACATATTGACCTTATTTTCAACTGTATTAGCATACGGTCAGGTTACTCTTGCAATTTCTAAAGTAGCAGATCAAAAAGTTAAAGGACCATTCAATCTAACAATTCTACTTGAGATCAGCGGCGAGAATATGGAGCAACAGACTCCACTGATGATGCCAGATCTCTCTAAGTTTGATATTATAGGAAGTGCATCTGATCGTAATACGATCATTTTAGATGGTAACAAAGGGAGTACCATCAACCAACTTGTTTACCAATATGTACTCTCACCAAAACAAGCAGGCACAGTGAAAATCGGATCCGTTCTGGTTAAAGTTAATGGTAAAACATACAAGACCGAACCTTTTGATATTAATATCCGGGAGAATGAAAAAACATCGGTTGCCGATCATACTGATAAGAACGATTTATATTTGAACTTAGAAGTAAAAAATAAGGTAGTCTATAAAGACCAACCTACTATTGCTGTTTTAAAAGCATACAGTAAAAATTATGATAATTTTAGAAAAGTAGGCAAAATTCAATTATCTCATCAAAAAAATGCCAATATCAAACAGGTCAGTTTCGCAAAGTCTGAAATTGAAACAAAGGCTGGTGTTTCCTCTCAAGTTATAGGAGTTTTTATGGTCTTTCCGACAGAAGCTGGAACTGTCCAAATTAATCCGATTTCGGCCTCACTTTCTCATTCGAGTAAACACAATAAAATTACCTCTAACCGGGCGAAAATAAATGTAAAAAATCTACCCGAAGGAATGCCAATGAATTATAAAAATGCGGTTGGCAATTTCACATCGGATCTAAAACTTTTAAATACAAACGAAATTTCTGAAATTGACAAACCATTAAATATCATTTTAAAAATTTCCGGTAATGGAAACTTAGGCAGTTTACATCTGCCAAAAATCATAAAATCTGATGATTATCTATTTTATGAACCAAAGATCTCCACTTCAACTTCCACAAAAAACGATCAACTGTTAGGATTCGTAAGTGCCCAATATGTAGTGATTCCCAAAAAAGCAGGTCGAATAAAACTTAAGTTTGAAGATTTTTCCTATTTCGATCCGCAAGCAAATAACTATATCGACTTAGGAGCAGAAGAATTAGTGATCAACGTTCAAACTCCAGCCCAAATCGCTGATGCAAAAACTACTCTGGAAAAAGTAAATGATTATACAAATACCGTTTTAGAAACAGTAAACACCCCGGTTTTAAAAACCCAAAACCTAATCGTTAAAAATGGCAATACGGTGAACTGGTCAATTATTATCGGAAATATCTCCCTTCTTGCGGCGCTGCTTTCACTATTTTTCATAATAACACAGAAAAAACAGAAAAAGAAGATGCAACCGAAATTAATTTCAAAACCATCTTCCTCAATTGCGGAAACCGAAGAAATTCTTAGGAAAAATCTTTCCAATCACTTTGAAGAAAGTATAGAATACTTAAAAATATTAAAGGATAATAATAATTTTATAACATTCTTTAGTTCTTATGAAGAGCTAAAGAATGAAACAAAGGAAAAATTCGCTGCAACATCGGATTCCGATTTTTTATTGAAACTAGAACAGTTAAAAGGAAAAGGAATCGCAGAAGAATACAGATTACTTTCTGAAAAAGTACAGATTGAAAAATTTGCACCATTGCACTTTGACCGGCAAATAGACAACTTGTATGAATCTATTGTTACCTTATATTCGAAGATTCATAAATAA
- a CDS encoding tetratricopeptide repeat protein, with protein sequence MNKNLIFSIFLMMVGCTFFSAQENYKTLVHKGNQQFNAKNYESSSSKYMEAIKQNDKDFMAHYNLGNSLYKRKMYEEAKAEYEKAEQLSKTFPDKSAALYNLGNSYMQEEDSKKAAELYKQALKQDPYNESIRKNYEIAMLKEKEKKEQKKQQGKSGGNGDDKSKDPNQGEDKGDQAKTSGGKGQQNKGDDEGKDPNENSNANSMPKEVENAILNRVGNKERETAKRILNKNSYSTPESNEKDW encoded by the coding sequence ATGAATAAAAATCTAATTTTTTCTATTTTTTTAATGATGGTTGGCTGTACTTTCTTTTCTGCGCAGGAAAATTATAAAACGCTCGTGCACAAAGGCAATCAGCAATTTAATGCAAAAAATTACGAATCCTCTTCTTCCAAATACATGGAAGCTATAAAACAGAATGACAAAGATTTTATGGCTCATTACAACTTAGGCAATTCTTTGTATAAGCGAAAGATGTATGAGGAAGCGAAAGCAGAGTATGAAAAAGCGGAGCAACTTTCTAAAACTTTTCCTGACAAGAGTGCTGCATTATATAATCTTGGCAACTCCTACATGCAAGAAGAAGATTCTAAAAAAGCAGCAGAATTGTACAAACAAGCACTGAAACAAGACCCATACAATGAAAGCATTCGCAAAAATTACGAGATCGCGATGCTGAAGGAAAAGGAAAAAAAAGAACAAAAGAAGCAACAGGGTAAATCTGGCGGCAACGGAGACGACAAAAGTAAAGATCCAAATCAGGGAGAGGATAAAGGAGATCAAGCGAAAACTTCCGGGGGTAAAGGACAGCAAAATAAAGGCGACGATGAAGGCAAAGATCCCAATGAAAACAGCAACGCCAACAGCATGCCGAAAGAAGTAGAAAATGCCATCTTGAACAGAGTCGGTAACAAAGAGAGAGAAACAGCAAAACGTATCTTAAATAAAAATTCCTACTCAACTCCAGAAAGTAACGAAAAGGATTGGTAA
- a CDS encoding vWA domain-containing protein translates to MNWTLGNNWYLFLLLLLPLLGIIMVYYLKWKNGRKRIFAEVRFQEELFEKKSKFSKILPLLYLLGTLFLILSIVDVLSGSEEIKTKQKMNNVIFLLDVSNSMNAQDIAPNRLDEAKNIIINTMGKMKNDKVGIVVFAGEASSIMPLTTDFTAAETYLGGVETNIVKTQGTDFLKALQTVTEKFKNIPKGARTVIMLSDGEDNEGNEKAAIKLASKEGISIITVGIGSEEGAPIPEYVFGQLMGYKTDLAGETVISKRQDLALKNIASQTDGTYVDGNNLDNATTQIIDGLRKSTSSSESSVQSNNAIHYYQYFLALSILFFMIIFLFNPKKDFNL, encoded by the coding sequence ATGAACTGGACTTTAGGAAATAACTGGTATTTATTTCTGCTGTTGCTTTTGCCGCTGCTAGGGATCATTATGGTTTACTATCTCAAATGGAAAAATGGTAGAAAGAGGATCTTTGCAGAAGTAAGGTTTCAAGAGGAATTATTTGAGAAGAAATCCAAATTCTCAAAAATACTGCCTCTGCTTTATCTACTGGGTACCTTATTTTTAATTTTATCAATTGTTGATGTTTTAAGCGGTTCCGAAGAGATAAAGACGAAACAGAAAATGAACAACGTTATCTTCTTGTTGGATGTTTCTAACTCTATGAATGCACAAGATATCGCACCTAACCGTTTAGATGAAGCCAAGAACATCATCATTAACACCATGGGTAAAATGAAAAATGACAAGGTTGGAATTGTGGTATTCGCAGGTGAAGCATCATCCATTATGCCATTAACTACAGATTTTACTGCTGCAGAGACGTATCTAGGCGGAGTAGAAACGAATATTGTCAAAACACAGGGAACTGATTTTCTGAAGGCTTTACAGACAGTTACTGAGAAATTTAAAAACATTCCCAAAGGAGCCCGTACAGTAATCATGCTAAGCGATGGTGAAGATAATGAAGGAAATGAAAAAGCAGCGATAAAATTGGCTTCAAAAGAGGGAATTTCTATCATTACCGTGGGGATAGGCTCAGAAGAAGGTGCTCCAATCCCCGAATATGTGTTCGGACAATTAATGGGATATAAAACAGATCTTGCAGGAGAAACCGTCATTTCAAAAAGACAGGATCTCGCTTTAAAAAATATTGCAAGTCAAACCGATGGAACTTATGTTGATGGCAATAATCTTGACAATGCTACTACCCAGATTATTGATGGATTGCGAAAAAGCACCTCTTCGTCTGAAAGTTCTGTACAATCAAATAATGCAATTCACTATTATCAATATTTTTTGGCATTATCGATTCTGTTTTTTATGATTATTTTTCTTTTTAATCCGAAAAAAGATTTCAATTTGTAA
- a CDS encoding VWA domain-containing protein, with protein sequence MMALDFLNFEFYSPWFLLLFLIFIPLIILDLRKKKRSGIKVPSTQSMDENKTILFVLFLLKISKYVILSALIIAISRPRTFTISQNQDDSKGIDIMLSVDVSLSMLAKDLEPDRLTALKKIAKKFVNQRPGDRIGLVTYSGEAFTKVPVTSDHAVVLEELDQLNPLELLPGTAIGEGLSVAVTHLRNSKAKSKIIILMTDGVNTIENAMPTQVGAELARSNGIKVYTIGIGTNGYALMPTATDIFGDLVFTETEVQIDEPVLREIAQTTNGKYFRATSNESLENVYEEINQLEKSELKTSKLYNYQEYFRIFLWIALGVLIFDALLRWVFYKFLS encoded by the coding sequence ATGATGGCATTAGATTTTTTAAACTTTGAGTTTTACAGTCCGTGGTTTTTGTTGCTGTTTTTGATTTTCATTCCGTTGATCATTTTAGATCTGCGCAAGAAAAAACGCTCAGGAATCAAGGTCCCTTCCACTCAAAGTATGGACGAGAACAAAACCATTCTCTTTGTTCTTTTTTTACTGAAAATCTCTAAATACGTTATCCTTTCTGCCTTAATTATTGCCATTTCCCGACCGAGAACCTTTACAATCTCTCAAAATCAAGATGACAGCAAAGGTATCGATATCATGCTTTCCGTAGATGTCTCGCTGAGTATGCTTGCAAAAGATCTGGAACCTGACCGCCTAACGGCTCTGAAAAAAATTGCGAAAAAATTTGTTAATCAAAGACCTGGCGACCGTATTGGATTAGTAACTTATTCGGGGGAAGCATTTACAAAAGTTCCCGTCACTTCTGATCACGCAGTCGTTCTGGAAGAGTTAGATCAATTGAATCCTCTTGAACTCTTGCCTGGAACTGCCATTGGCGAAGGTTTGTCTGTAGCCGTAACCCATTTAAGAAACAGCAAAGCAAAATCCAAAATCATTATTTTAATGACGGATGGAGTAAATACGATTGAAAATGCAATGCCAACCCAAGTTGGCGCAGAATTAGCCCGAAGTAATGGCATCAAAGTTTATACGATCGGAATTGGAACTAATGGTTACGCCCTGATGCCGACTGCGACTGATATTTTTGGTGATTTGGTTTTCACGGAGACGGAAGTACAAATTGACGAACCTGTCCTTCGTGAAATCGCACAGACGACAAATGGAAAATATTTTCGAGCAACTTCTAACGAAAGTTTGGAGAACGTATATGAAGAAATTAATCAACTTGAAAAATCCGAATTAAAAACCAGTAAGCTATACAATTACCAGGAATATTTTAGGATTTTTCTTTGGATTGCTTTAGGCGTTTTGATTTTTGATGCTTTATTGCGTTGGGTGTTTTATAAATTTTTAAGTTAG
- a CDS encoding MarC family protein has translation MFEFFSIKETLTATMILFAVIDIVGSVPIIVGLKKKFGKIEAERATIVAGALMIAFLFIGNNILKLIGVDVNSFAIAGAFVIFVIAIEMILGIEIQKNAESKSASIVPIAFPLIAGAGTLTTTLSLRAEYHDINIIAGIILNTIFVYLVLKSANWLENKLGDGTLQVLQKVFGIILLAISIKLFTANFAQLFSTYVKF, from the coding sequence ATGTTCGAATTTTTCTCTATCAAAGAAACCCTTACCGCAACGATGATTCTATTCGCCGTCATCGATATTGTTGGATCTGTACCGATTATTGTTGGACTAAAGAAAAAGTTTGGTAAAATCGAAGCTGAGAGAGCGACGATTGTTGCTGGAGCTCTGATGATCGCATTTCTTTTTATTGGTAATAACATCTTGAAATTAATTGGGGTTGATGTCAATTCCTTTGCAATTGCAGGAGCATTTGTTATTTTTGTGATTGCGATTGAGATGATTTTAGGAATAGAAATCCAGAAAAATGCAGAATCAAAATCGGCCTCGATAGTTCCGATTGCATTTCCACTAATTGCAGGTGCAGGAACACTAACCACTACCCTTTCTTTACGTGCGGAATATCATGATATCAATATCATTGCAGGTATTATTCTCAATACTATTTTCGTATATTTGGTGCTGAAATCAGCGAACTGGCTTGAGAATAAATTAGGAGATGGAACTTTACAGGTTTTACAGAAAGTTTTCGGGATTATTCTACTTGCGATTTCAATTAAGTTATTTACAGCAAATTTTGCTCAGTTGTTCTCAACGTATGTTAAATTTTAA